From Epinephelus lanceolatus isolate andai-2023 chromosome 2, ASM4190304v1, whole genome shotgun sequence, one genomic window encodes:
- the depdc7a gene encoding DEP domain-containing protein 7, translating to MHRTPAPGMAGKPFRATYIWSSIISNLHTHVEVKRRRHNLKSYHDCFLGSEAVDVVLAHITLNRFFGDEAVPRYKAVRLCQALMDSRVFEPVGVKVFGKEKKRATFEDSSCSLYRFLSATTGSSSPLTNAKSHSTTTIESGYDSPSMSRNKNGYSPSRERQGVLSYSTHSPAKTDKALEDVLGNLNLSSTITPQMINLGLSQELVDEVWHQQAVFRLLQLVELPLLEKLLEGKDSSRPPLNGMDSDSDLLYTSSYLDREVLKAFSEAQADEWMSGAVDCLEFLPDELVVEVSRGLASCVDDLLRCKSLLYEVLAQHYGHIQQPPLLSNHVFDIHSGISELLVNGKQEQALEALQLSLKLQDSRSREELRRLLRFMAVAAKPQEVRLHKEVENRMAVKRSFSSAIVFSRRLSKGKVDLMVLFMMDNHRDLFKIPVSLHKMVSDRIMNIVTGKDPDVITGSTYCTRVSTKAYSETAQKTTKEELWTLLRTVHENPKLSAKEKRRLLGQFYKGHPEIFVQYFGNRLSTVNMLLQ from the exons ATGCACCGAACACCAG CACCAGGCATGGCTGGGAAACCTTTCCGTGCCACCTACATCTGGAGCAGCATCATCTCCAATCTCCACACTCATGTAGAGGTTAAGCGCCGGCGCCACAACCTCAAGTCCTACCATGACTGTTTCCTGGGCTCAGAGGCCGTGGACGTGGTGCTGGCACACATCACCCTGAACCGTTTCTTCGGTGATGAGGCGGTGCCCCGCTACAAGGCTGTGCGTCTCTGCCAGGCCCTGATGGACTCGAGGGTGTTTGAGCCGGTGGGCGTTAAAGTATTTGGGAAGGAAAAGAAGCGAGCCACATTCGAGGACAGTAGCTGCAGTTTGTACAGGTTCCTGAGCGCGACGACTGGCTCCTCATCACCGCTGACCAATGCCAAGTCTCACTCCACTACCACCATCGAGAGCGGCTATGACTCACCAAGCATGAGCAGGAACAAGAATGGATACAGTCCATCACGTGAAAG ACAAGGGGTGCTGAGCTACTCCACCCACTCCCCTgcaaaaacagacaaagcactGGAGGACGTGCTGGGAAACCTCAACCTGAGCTCCACTATCACCCCTCAGATGATCAATCTCGGTCTCTCACAAGAGC TTGTGGATGAGGTGTGGCACCAACAGGCGGTGTTTAGGCTGCTGCAGCTGGTAGAGCTCCCCCTGTTGGAGAAGCTGCTAGAGGGAAAAGACTCATCGAGGCCTCCCCTGAATGGCATGGACAGTGACTCGGACCTGTTATATACATCAAGCTACCTAGACCGAGAGGTCCTCAAGGCCTTCAGTGAAGCACA GGCTGATGAGTGGATGTCGGGGGCAGTCGACTGTCTAGAGTTTCTGCCTGACGAACTGGTGGTGGAGGTGAGTCGAGGTTTGGCCAGCTGTGTTGACGACTTGCTCAGGTGTAAGAGTCTGCTCTATGAGGTCCTGGCTCAGCATTACGGACACATACAACAGCCACCTCTGCTCAGCAACCACGTTTTTGACATCCACTCTGGCATCTCGGAGCTACTAG TGAACGGCAAACAAGAGCAAGCTCTAGAGGCTCTGCAGCTGAGCCTAAAGCTGCAGGACTCCCGCAGCAGGGAGGAACTACGCAGGCTCCTGAGATTCATGGCTGTCGCAGCCAAACCACAGGAGGTCAGACTGCACAAAGAG GTTGAGAACAGAATGGCGGTGAAAAGGTCTTTCTCAAGTGCTATCGTCTTCAGCAGAAGACTCTCCAAAGGAAAGGTGGACCTAATGGTTCTGTTCATGATGGATAACCACCGTGATCTGTTCAAA ATTCCTGTTTCATTGCACAAGATGGTCAGTGACAGAATAATGAATATTGTGACGGGGAAGGATCCAGATGTGATCACAG GATCAACATACTGCACAAGAGTGAGCACCAAGGCCTACTCagaaactgcacaaaaaaccaCTAAAGAAGAACTCTGGACGTTACTCCGGACAGTACACGAGAACCCTAAACTCTCGGCCAAAGAAAAAAGACGGCTGCTTGGACAGTTTTATAAAGGCCACCCAGAGATTTTTGTTCAGTACTTTGGAAATAGACTGTCGACTGTCAACATGTTGCTACAGTGA